A genomic region of Alnus glutinosa chromosome 11, dhAlnGlut1.1, whole genome shotgun sequence contains the following coding sequences:
- the LOC133881996 gene encoding uncharacterized protein LOC133881996: protein MAGGRGRGGRRGQVPNEEAPHRDRSVQDVMIEDLQRQVAELTQRLAVQEFGNREMENSDSDSTFDNPYHNPVPNQDHRGRERHHGALGFKVDLPEFSGTLQAEGFVDWLNEIERIFEYKEVPDRDKVKLVAIKLKGRASAWWEQLKRSRERQGKAKITDWEKMKIKMKSHFLPFGYTQTLFQRLHSLRQGMRSVDDYTEEFYQLIARNDLSETEEQMVARYLGGLRQPLQDAFSLHSLWTVSEAYQRALVAEKQQNKRPVGHRASECRKPASQKGKNLMLEEDMVDYTYEETGDPVYDEDVDEEVLYGDCQETLVIRKSLLTPKGDSRDDWLRTNIFHTTCTVADKVCKMIIDSGSCENVVSDEAVQKLQLKTEHHPKPYKLSWLSKGSEVKVDRRCLVSFSVGKKYFDNAWCDVVAMDACHILLGRPWQYDRSVVHDGRKNTYSLSIKGKKIVLAPRRDGANPTQVADNTNLLSLSRFLVEIEREDRIFALLPCGNSAVDEAPELLPEVQRMLSEFSDLMPKDFPPGLPPIRDIQHQIDLIPGSILPNRLAYRLSPKEAEELQRQVVELLERGYIRESMSPCVVPALLVPKKDGSWPMCVDSRAINRITVKYRFPIPRLDDMLDQLAGSRVFSKIDLKSGYHQIRIRPGDE, encoded by the exons ATGGCTGGTGGTCGTGGTCGTGGTGGTCGTCGTgggcaggttccgaatgaggaagctccgcaccGTGATCGTAGCGTTCAGGACGTGATGATTGAAgatttgcagaggcaagttgcagaATTAACCCAGCGCCTTGCGGTGCAGGAATTCGGCAATCGTGAGATGGAGAACTCCGATTCCGATTCCACCTTCgacaacccgtatcacaatcccGTTCCAAACCAGGACCACCGTGGTCGGGAACGTCATCATGGAGCCCTCGGTTTCAAGGTAGACCTGCCCGAGTTTTCTGGCACGTTACAAGCCGAAGGTTTCGTCGATTGGTTGAATGAGATAGAGCGGATTTTTGAGTATAAGGAAGTCCCTGATCGCGACAAAGTGAAACTGGTCGCCATCAAATTAAAGGGTCGAGCATCTGCGTGGTGGGAGCAGTTGAAGCGGTCCAGAGAGAGGCAAGGCAAAGCCAAGATCACCGATTGGGAGAAGATGAAGATCAAGATGAAGAGTCACTTCCTCCCGTTCGGCTACACTCAAACCCTGTTTCAGCGACTTCACTCGTTGAGGCAAGGCATGAGATCGGTGGATGATTACACCGAGGAGTTCTATCAGCTGATCGCGCGGAATGATTTATCTGAGACAGAAGAGCAGATGGTGGCGCGGTATTTGGGAGGATTACGACAGCCCCTACAAGATGCCTTCAGCCTACACTCGTTGTGGACTGTTTCGGAGGCCTATCAGCGTGCACTTGTTGCAGAGAAGCAGCAGAACAAGCGGCCTGTG GGGCATAGAGCAAGTGAATGCAGGAAACCTGCCAGCCAGAAGGGCAAAAACCTCATGCTTGAGGAAGACATGGTAGATTACACGTATGAGGAGACTGGAGATCCAGTGTATGACGAAGATGTGGATGAAGAGGTGCTGTATGGAGACTGCCAAGAAACTCTCGTCATTCGTAAGAGTCTGCTGACTCCCAAGGGGGACTCTAGAGATGATTGGTTGAGAACCAATATTTTCCATACCACTTGCACGGTGGCCGACAAGGTATGTAAGATGATCATTGATAGTGGCAGTTGCGAGAACGTAGTGTCTGATGAGGCTGTCCAGAAATTGCAATTGAAGACCGAACATCATCCTAAGCCATACAAGCTGTCGTGGCTCAGCAAAGGAAGTGAGGTAAAAGTAGATAGACGATGCCTAGTATCTTTTTCTGTAGGCAAGAAGTATTTTGACAATGCTTGGTGTGATGTAGTAGCTATGGACGCTTGTCATATACTATTAGGCAGGCCTTGGCAGTACGATCGCAGTGTGGTACATGATGGCAGGAAGAATACTTATTCCCTTAGCATCAAagggaagaagattgtgttaGCACCTCGTCGGGATGGAGCCAATCCTACCCAGGTAGCCGATAATACTAACCTGCTTTCTTTGTCCAGATTCTTAGTCGAAATTGAGCGTGAAGACAGAATTTTTGCGTTACTGCCTTGTGGGAATAGTGCAGTAGACGAAGCGCCAGAATTGCTGCCAGAAGTGCAGCGGATGCTTTCAGAATTTTCTGACCTCATGCCAAAAGATTTTCCCCCCGGACTACCACCGATACGAGACATCCAACATCAGATTGACCTGATTCCTGGATCGATTTTGCCGAATAGGCTAGCCTATCGCCTCAGTCCCAAGGAAGCGGAAGAGTTGCAACGGCAAGTGGTGGAGTTGCTGGAGCGGGGCTACATCCGTGAGAGTATGAGTCCATGTGTCGTTCCTGCCCTGTTGGTACCAAAGAAAGATGGTTCATGGCCCATGTGCGTTGATAGCAGAGCCATCAACCGGATCACCGTAAAATACCGGTTCCCAATTCCTCGCTTGGATGATATGTTGGATCAGTTAGCCGGTTCTCGGGTCTTCTCCAAAATTGATCTTAAAAGCGGCTACCACCAGATCAGAATAAGGCCTGGAGATGAGTGA
- the LOC133880834 gene encoding uncharacterized protein LOC133880834: MADLLETPSAEAIARVRNEKARRYLSSMRKKKPIPFSQKFPNADPLALLLLERMLAFEPKDRPTAEEVHIKFDVSNCYRRYNLHCLCYLLRNLLILQRYRVPTPSESWLDFLPKISSICSVNRKRDKHRGIKNQCHGLYLSNRSRDVAVLQKNSPYKIHYIDFGRKSMTGGGKNSWSCQKC; the protein is encoded by the exons ATGGCTGATCTGTTGGAAACACCATCTGCTGAAGCCATTGCCAGG GTACGCAATGAGAAGGCTCGGAGATACTTGAGCagcatgaggaagaagaagcccATTCCTTTTTCCCAGAAGTTCCCAAATGCAGATCCACTTGCACTTCTCTTATTAGAAAGAATGCTGGCATTTGAACCCAAGGATCGACCTACTGCTGAAGAG GTTCACATAAAATTTGACGTCTCCAATTGTTATCGACGATATAATCTACATTGCCTTTGTTACCTTTTAAG AAATCTATTGATCCTTCAGAGATACAGAGTACCAACCCCATCAGAGAGCTGGCTCGATTTTCTCCCAAAAATTTCTTCCATTTGCTCGGTTAACAGAAAGAGAGACAAGCATAGAGGAATTAAAAATCAGTGCCATGGTTTGTATCTCTCCAATCGGTCAAGAGATGTAGCTGTTCTTCAGAAAAATTCTCCTTACAAG ATACATTACATCGATTTTGGAAGAAAGAGCATGACTGGGGGTGGAAAAAATTCATGGAGCTGTCAAAAGTGTTAG